Genomic segment of Primulina tabacum isolate GXHZ01 chromosome 11, ASM2559414v2, whole genome shotgun sequence:
agcattccaccaaatacgtgcagctttgactaacatgaacactgcacaaccaattctgtccttgtcttcatagttgagatgatcaaaaatcgcctcaagtgctttgatccactctacggccaccaatggatcaggtgcttcctgcaaattccggcggatccattctcttaaaagcagtaaatatcccatcggttccaactgcttgagccacttggcctctcccttggcctctaccttgacctgtaccttgcaaacAGAACAACTGCTGAATCTGTTCACTGtaaaccttggcttgctctttcaataacttgccgaactcgccgacaactctcgatgaagaactatcctcaccctctgcagcctttctcttaggaggcattactcctacaatgtgctcacataatacatatcaaccataacaataaatagatgtagaagaagacatacccggactgttgaaagtagacgaagtcatatgcattggtccgaagaacgttgctctgatatcACTAAGTGTTTTATTGTAatgacccattacaggcccagtagaccgcccatacggcccactgccccgatcgacccaaggctatcccgatcttgggctccctcaaaggggcctttttcctcacgggctttccatagtacgggttactcataggatctcctCCTCCCTGccaaggggtttctttcgcctccccaggactcgatcccatgacctataggataagtacatagatatcaagagtcctggggaggcgaaagaaaccccttggtagggagggggagatcctatgagtaacccgtacgacgcctatggaaagccctgtgagggaaaaggcccctttgagggagcccaagatcgggatagccttgggtcgatcggggtaGTGGGCCATATGGGCGATCCATTGGGCCTGTTATGGGTCGTTACACACAGCCTTTACTTTTCACACATGGAACTGACTCTCATCTAGTGGATTTTGTAACGTTCATGTTATGCTCCAAATGCTTTGCAACTATATGATTTGTAAAACTTATTTGGATGTTCTAGGCATTATTTTTTTCGTACTCCCAGATTTCCCTTATCCTTTGCCTTAGTATAGGCTCTTGAGAAATAGAGCAGAGTGAGCTAACTAAAATATTGGGGTCGGTTAGTTGTGATCATGTAAGCAACAAAGATAAGGATAAAGCCAACTTTAGGACTTGCCAAATGCTTTCAATGGAAAAGACTAGGCATAGCTATGCAAATTGGCTTATTTATTGACCAGCCTGACGTGTGTatacaaaaattaaaacttgTTGCAAATTTAATCTTCGTTCAAGAATTAAGAACAGAATGTTTACCTGATTGCATAAGACCAGATAGTTTGTGTTCCTGGGGTTGCCTTAAGATAGTAATATGATGGAATGCTTGGGATTGTACCTGGGAGTCATGTTTACCCATCTTATTCTTATACAACTTAAATGAGTGAATGATATGGTGGGCTAAGATCAATTTTGTGACCAATGTTGATTAGGCAATTCATGGTTATAATTAGTTGAATTCCACCGGATAGATCTCTcttatctatctatctatctatctatcacAGTTTGTTCGATTATAAGCCTTCATTATCGTCATATTCAATCGAGTATAGAGATTCTTTTTAGCGTAAAACCAAAGAGGGCAAATTGAATTGTGAAATCTCCACCTACCGGCAGTAAAAGGGGGAAAAACCGGGTAGTTTTCCAAAACAGGGAAAACTCCAAAAGAGTTTAAAAACCCTAGATCATGTCACCACCACGAGCATTTCTTTCATCCTGACCTCTACCCTCTCTGCATTCTGTTCTTTGTCCCCCCATATAAAGTGCATAAACTTATTTTCAGAACAACTTCTTTTCCACTTTCCTACCCTTCATTTCCATCTAAACTTATTTACTAGAAAACCAAATTCAGCACAGAAAATGAGGGGAAAATCTTCTCCAAAATCGAAAAATGGAGTCGTGGAAGTAgataatcttgaaaatttgaaagaaccCCATCTGTCAGGTGCTTACATTCGTACCCTTGTTAAGGAATTAACCTCTTCAAGAACCAAAGATTCATTGAATAATAAGGTGGTTGAGAATTCAGAGGGAGAAGGGGTTTCCAGCAACCAAAATTCTGCTGGAATTGGTGATGGATTCTCTAATcataaacaagaaaaatctCCACAACAGCATAAAAAACAAGTGAGGAGAAGGCTTCACACAAGCAGGCCTTACCAAGAAAGGCTGCTAAATATGGCTGAAGCCCGAAGAGAAATCGTTGCCGCTCTTAAATTCCATAGAGCGGCAATGAAACAAGCAAATGAAAAACAACATAAGCAACAGTTCGGATCAGGGCCTGAAACGCCGCCATTGGGGCCCTTATCTAAGCAACTTTCTTTAGAAAGGGAGGCCAAATTAGTGTCTAGGAGGAATCCTAGAATTTATGCTTCAAATTCTTCTACTTCCAGCAattttccgatcaagaatctagGCCATTTATCTTACTCACAAGTCTTGTGTTCCCCTTATTCTTGGCCTGTTTCGGCAATTGCATCTCCATtacttcttcaagaaaatctgaATTTTGTCCTACCAAGCCAAACGCTAGGTCTCAACCTCAATCTTCAAGATTTCAACCTTTTGGAGACCCCTTGTAATGGTATAAGCAAAACTTCATCAGTTTACTCCTCTTCTTCCGCATCAACCTCTTCTTCCCCTGCCACCGAGGAAATTCCAAGCATGGCGGTGCCACCTTCTGTGGTTGCGGGTGAGGTGACCGAATATGGTGATTCTGGCTTGCATCCAGCTATGGATGACAAGGAGATGGCAGAGATCAGATCGATTGGGGAGCAGTACCAGATGGAATGGAATGATACTATGAATTTGGTGACTTCTGCTTGGTGGCTCAAGTTCTTGAAGGAAAGTAAGCCAGATGATGAAGTTATGGAATATCCTGCCTGGCTGAATGCAAACGAGAGCTGCTTGCACGATCTGAACGATTGTTGCTCAGATGAATACTTGCAAGATCCTGCTTTGCCATGGTAAGAATTAATCTTgagaaataatttaatattcacCTGAAATTTGTTGGAATTATCTTTCATTTGTTTTCATTTTGGATCGGTTGGATATGGACACATAAGGTTGATTCCGTCATAAAGGTTCTTACCCAGCTCCTGTTTAGGCCAGGCACAATTTGATTCCAAAATCTATTTACCAAGAATTACCAAATTGTTTCCTGTAAAATTCCTTGTTTTATAGGGAcgtctaaaaaaaaaaattgccatTCGATTTTTCATTGTTTGATATGACCAGAGAATTTGTATAATACTGTGCTGTAAAATTTTCTGGTTTATACCTGATAGCTCCTGCCATTTTTtgtatttcttttcttttatcatCAGTTAAGATATCTTACAATTTAAA
This window contains:
- the LOC142519147 gene encoding protein AAL-toxin resistant 7-like → MRGKSSPKSKNGVVEVDNLENLKEPHLSGAYIRTLVKELTSSRTKDSLNNKVVENSEGEGVSSNQNSAGIGDGFSNHKQEKSPQQHKKQVRRRLHTSRPYQERLLNMAEARREIVAALKFHRAAMKQANEKQHKQQFGSGPETPPLGPLSKQLSLEREAKLVSRRNPRIYASNSSTSSNFPIKNLGHLSYSQVLCSPYSWPVSAIASPLLLQENLNFVLPSQTLGLNLNLQDFNLLETPCNGISKTSSVYSSSSASTSSSPATEEIPSMAVPPSVVAGEVTEYGDSGLHPAMDDKEMAEIRSIGEQYQMEWNDTMNLVTSAWWLKFLKESKPDDEVMEYPAWLNANESCLHDLNDCCSDEYLQDPALPCMDIEEIEGMDDDWLS